The following proteins come from a genomic window of Nitrospira sp.:
- a CDS encoding thiolase family protein has protein sequence MKDLVIVTGVRTPIGNYGGVLKDLPAQKLGELAVREVIAKTGIDPTVIEEVIIGCVGQPSDAYNIARVIALQAGLPIKTPAYTVQRNCSSGLQPFVNAYQNLQSQDADVQIVGGVENMSRAPYLSRDMRWGKRLRHAEFIDSIWEGLTDPVCGQLMGRTAETLAEEFGIGRAEQDRFTVESHRRAFKAMREGRLKEELVPVTISKSVAGREVPPLVVTQDEGPNIGLTEPQLALYPPLFKEGGTVTAGNSCPLNDGAAAAIVMSAERAKDLGMHPLGRVKSYAFVGVDPARMGVGPVEALPAALKRTGLSLTDLELIEVNEAFAAQYLAVERLLGLKRELVNVNGGAIALGHPVGMTGTRLVITVLHEMRRRGAALGAVALCIGGGQGAAMVLEQI, from the coding sequence ATGAAAGATCTCGTGATCGTAACCGGCGTCCGGACTCCGATCGGGAATTACGGCGGAGTGCTAAAAGATTTGCCGGCACAGAAGCTCGGAGAACTGGCGGTACGCGAGGTCATTGCGAAAACCGGCATCGATCCGACGGTGATCGAAGAAGTGATCATCGGTTGTGTGGGGCAACCGAGTGATGCGTATAACATCGCCCGCGTCATCGCCCTCCAGGCCGGACTCCCCATCAAAACTCCAGCCTATACGGTTCAACGCAATTGCTCATCGGGTCTTCAGCCGTTTGTGAACGCCTACCAGAATCTCCAAAGTCAGGATGCCGATGTGCAAATCGTGGGCGGCGTCGAGAATATGAGCCGCGCCCCCTATCTCTCTCGGGACATGCGCTGGGGCAAGCGGCTGCGCCACGCCGAATTCATCGACAGTATCTGGGAGGGATTGACGGACCCAGTCTGCGGCCAGCTCATGGGCCGGACCGCGGAAACGTTGGCGGAGGAGTTTGGAATCGGTCGTGCGGAACAGGACCGGTTTACAGTAGAAAGTCATCGCCGCGCGTTTAAAGCCATGAGGGAAGGCCGGCTAAAAGAGGAGCTCGTGCCCGTCACCATCTCGAAATCAGTGGCCGGACGCGAAGTTCCTCCGCTCGTGGTGACACAAGATGAAGGTCCAAACATCGGTCTGACCGAACCTCAGCTGGCCCTCTATCCACCCCTCTTCAAAGAGGGCGGCACCGTCACCGCAGGGAACAGCTGCCCGCTCAACGACGGGGCTGCCGCTGCCATCGTCATGTCGGCCGAACGAGCGAAGGATCTTGGGATGCATCCGCTCGGCCGTGTGAAAAGTTATGCCTTCGTGGGAGTGGACCCGGCACGCATGGGGGTCGGTCCGGTAGAAGCGCTCCCAGCAGCACTCAAACGGACAGGCCTGAGTTTGACCGATCTCGAGCTGATCGAAGTGAACGAGGCGTTTGCCGCTCAGTATCTTGCCGTCGAACGACTGCTGGGACTCAAACGAGAACTCGTCAACGTCAACGGCGGTGCCATCGCCCTGGGCCATCCTGTCGGAATGACGGGCACACGTCTTGTCATTACAGTTTTGCATGAAATGCGACGACGCGGCGCTGCGCTGGGGGCGGTCGCTCTGTGCATCGGCGGCGGACAGGGAGCGGCAATGGTACTGGAACAGATATGA
- a CDS encoding 3-hydroxybutyryl-CoA dehydrogenase: MYIYKVGVVGAGMMGAQIAEVMSYAGLPVVLADINEALVKRGLESVRAIYQSRVDKGKMTAEQLVEKMLLVTGSAGLDDLKEVDLVIEAVSEDAKLKAQVFHELDQICPRSTILASNTSALSISALGASTTRPDKVLGLHFFNPAYVMRLVEVVPGLATATQTLDDAVGFTESIGKLPIVVKECAGFLVNRVLMAYVNEAVRALQEGAATLQEIDQEMVSFGMPVGPLALLDAVGLDISYEVARILYRSYGPRMTPAPLLEAMLKAGRIGVKCGHGFYDYVGEEGGRDQEMEHLLQAVRPNTDQGVTRWSRSRLLSAMTNEAVTALQEGVASAGDIDLAMVAGIGYPKDKEGPLHFADQLGIDQVLHELEDFAQTLGPRFWPAPMLRRMVDAGFTGRIAGRGFFTY; this comes from the coding sequence ATGTACATCTATAAAGTCGGAGTCGTCGGTGCGGGGATGATGGGAGCCCAAATCGCGGAAGTGATGAGTTATGCCGGACTACCGGTCGTATTGGCCGATATCAATGAAGCCTTGGTGAAACGAGGTCTCGAATCGGTCCGAGCGATTTACCAGTCACGAGTCGACAAAGGGAAAATGACCGCGGAGCAACTCGTGGAGAAGATGTTGCTCGTGACCGGCTCGGCCGGTCTGGACGACCTCAAGGAGGTCGATCTTGTGATCGAGGCGGTATCGGAGGATGCCAAGCTCAAGGCACAGGTCTTTCATGAGTTGGATCAGATTTGCCCACGAAGCACAATCTTGGCCAGTAACACGTCGGCTCTCTCCATCTCGGCTCTTGGTGCCTCCACGACAAGGCCGGATAAGGTGCTCGGCCTCCACTTTTTCAACCCAGCCTATGTGATGCGGCTCGTAGAGGTGGTGCCGGGACTCGCGACTGCCACTCAGACGCTCGACGATGCGGTGGGTTTTACGGAAAGCATCGGGAAACTGCCAATCGTGGTGAAGGAGTGCGCCGGTTTCTTAGTCAACCGTGTACTGATGGCCTATGTGAACGAAGCGGTTCGTGCTCTACAGGAAGGAGCCGCCACGCTGCAGGAAATCGATCAGGAGATGGTGTCATTCGGCATGCCGGTCGGACCACTGGCTCTTCTGGATGCGGTGGGTCTCGATATCTCGTACGAGGTCGCCCGCATTCTGTACCGCAGTTACGGGCCCCGCATGACACCGGCTCCCTTGCTTGAAGCTATGCTCAAGGCCGGTCGTATAGGTGTCAAATGCGGCCATGGCTTCTATGACTATGTCGGTGAAGAAGGAGGTCGCGATCAGGAAATGGAACACCTTCTCCAGGCGGTGAGGCCGAACACCGACCAAGGAGTGACGCGATGGAGTCGCTCGCGGCTCCTCTCGGCGATGACAAACGAAGCTGTCACGGCACTTCAGGAAGGCGTGGCTTCAGCCGGCGACATCGATCTGGCGATGGTGGCAGGGATCGGCTATCCCAAAGACAAAGAGGGGCCGCTGCATTTCGCGGATCAGCTGGGGATCGATCAGGTCCTGCACGAGCTTGAGGACTTCGCTCAAACGCTCGGACCGCGCTTTTGGCCGGCACCGATGCTGCGCAGGATGGTGGATGCCGGCTTCACCGGGCGAATTGCCGGACGGGGGTTCTTCACCTATTGA
- a CDS encoding Enoyl-CoA hydratase, whose amino-acid sequence MTTETGAMHGCQIEEGVALVTLNHPPVNVLTPELLTELDGAFDSLAKDDAVKAVVLTGAGRYFVAGADIRVLASIPSSTEGEALARHGQMILNKIEAFEKPVIAAINGACLGGGLELALCCHIRFAAEGARLGLPEINLGIMPGFGGTQRLPRLIGQPKAMELILTGEPVSAQEAMSLGLVSRVVSADDLLRQAQGLAHKMAVKSRVALRASLRAIREGMTLDLSDGLVLEARLFGELCDTDDRKEGVSAFLEKRQPRFKNH is encoded by the coding sequence ATGACTACTGAGACGGGTGCCATGCATGGTTGCCAGATTGAAGAAGGTGTCGCCCTCGTGACGCTCAATCATCCACCCGTCAATGTCCTCACCCCCGAACTGCTTACAGAGTTGGACGGCGCGTTCGACTCGCTCGCGAAGGATGACGCCGTCAAGGCGGTGGTGCTCACGGGAGCCGGCCGATACTTCGTTGCGGGAGCCGATATTCGAGTGCTGGCCTCCATTCCCTCTTCAACAGAGGGCGAAGCACTCGCACGTCACGGACAAATGATTTTGAACAAGATTGAGGCTTTTGAAAAACCGGTCATCGCCGCGATCAATGGCGCCTGCTTGGGAGGAGGTTTGGAATTGGCTCTGTGCTGTCATATCCGCTTCGCGGCGGAAGGCGCCAGACTCGGCCTGCCGGAAATCAACCTCGGCATCATGCCGGGATTCGGCGGCACTCAACGCCTTCCCCGACTCATCGGCCAACCCAAGGCCATGGAATTGATTCTGACGGGTGAGCCGGTCTCAGCCCAGGAAGCCATGAGTCTGGGTTTGGTGTCCCGCGTAGTATCCGCGGATGATCTTCTGCGCCAGGCACAGGGGTTGGCGCATAAAATGGCCGTAAAAAGCCGGGTGGCGCTCCGTGCGTCGCTTCGAGCCATCCGTGAAGGCATGACGCTTGACCTTTCCGACGGCTTGGTTCTGGAGGCCCGTCTGTTCGGTGAATTGTGCGATACCGACGATCGAAAAGAAGGAGTGTCGGCTTTCTTGGAGAAACGACAGCCTCGGTTCAAGAACCATTAG
- a CDS encoding Acyl-CoA dehydrogenase has protein sequence MTMGRKKPFLQGSLAVAEASRDWTPYSGFLAGLFEGVVRRDLFRSQTIPQASEAAKDFLEHLRLLLIEKVNPEIIDREGDLGEDVLTALKDIGAFGLKIPTIYGGLGFTQSEYHRVATLLGSHDAATTVLISAHNSIGVAEPVKLIGNLEQQQRLLPRLARGDISGFALTEKGAGCDIWDLRTYAIPVREHGVLVGYRLTGEKLYTTNAPRRDNEFLASLLVVIAQIVQEPGEIAHPKPERRFGAFVVDTQTPGCRCTRLHYMGVRGIYNGAVQLNEVFVPVADRLGEEGEGLRRALESLTVGRLTLPAACLGNLKQCLWLARQRAHERIQYDRPIGEHTDIGTKVVRIASRVLALEALVTITGTWADSKVDVRLESAAAKILATEWLLESVLDLFRIYGGRGFETPESLRLHGDVPAPIERMVRDALINVIWEGTNGILTLWIGREGLAEYVSHGKAFLEFQVNEMVRALPFFAKVAGRSLNRLPMIKGWPAAATSESVWEWFVTKKARELAQKSLWVTARHRTGLARKQLLTTRLVKAGIQLFATETLLWYASQQAVRDQVLADELLQHFCSQVKEGFHPTPLLSLRQPLWQDDSRVFHLAQNILAGKAEWLEEGILAWCPVGHSREDQLISTMREQLTGFPTKH, from the coding sequence ATGACGATGGGGCGGAAGAAACCCTTCCTCCAGGGATCCCTGGCGGTAGCGGAAGCCTCGCGGGATTGGACTCCCTATTCGGGTTTTCTGGCAGGCCTGTTCGAGGGGGTCGTGCGCCGCGATCTCTTCCGATCACAGACGATCCCCCAGGCCAGCGAAGCAGCAAAGGACTTTCTTGAACATTTGCGCCTCCTACTGATCGAGAAAGTGAACCCGGAAATCATCGACCGAGAGGGAGATCTCGGCGAGGATGTGTTGACGGCACTCAAAGACATCGGCGCCTTCGGCCTGAAGATTCCCACGATCTATGGAGGGCTCGGTTTTACCCAGTCAGAGTACCACCGTGTGGCGACGCTGCTCGGAAGCCATGATGCTGCGACCACGGTCCTGATTTCGGCGCATAATTCGATCGGCGTGGCGGAACCGGTCAAGCTCATCGGAAATCTTGAGCAACAGCAACGATTGTTGCCGCGCCTGGCGCGTGGCGATATTTCCGGCTTTGCACTCACGGAAAAGGGTGCCGGCTGCGATATTTGGGATCTCCGAACCTATGCCATCCCGGTGCGCGAACACGGCGTCCTCGTGGGCTATCGGCTCACCGGCGAAAAATTGTATACGACGAATGCACCCCGCCGGGACAACGAGTTCTTGGCGTCGCTTCTGGTGGTGATTGCGCAAATCGTACAGGAGCCGGGGGAGATCGCCCACCCTAAGCCGGAGCGGCGGTTCGGCGCCTTTGTCGTCGATACCCAGACACCGGGATGTCGCTGCACGCGCCTCCACTATATGGGTGTCCGCGGGATCTACAACGGCGCCGTACAACTTAACGAGGTCTTCGTGCCGGTGGCCGACCGGTTGGGAGAAGAGGGAGAGGGATTACGACGCGCTCTGGAAAGCTTGACCGTAGGCCGGCTGACCCTGCCCGCCGCCTGCTTGGGCAATTTGAAGCAGTGTCTATGGCTGGCTCGACAACGAGCGCACGAGCGCATCCAATATGATCGCCCGATCGGTGAGCACACGGATATCGGGACCAAGGTCGTCCGTATAGCCTCGCGTGTCCTGGCGTTGGAGGCCTTGGTTACCATCACCGGGACCTGGGCCGACTCCAAGGTCGATGTGCGGCTTGAGTCGGCAGCCGCCAAAATTCTCGCCACCGAATGGCTGCTCGAATCGGTGCTCGATCTCTTCCGCATTTATGGCGGACGGGGGTTCGAAACGCCGGAATCGCTTCGGCTCCATGGGGACGTGCCGGCGCCGATCGAACGCATGGTCCGAGATGCCTTGATCAATGTCATTTGGGAGGGAACGAACGGGATCTTGACCCTTTGGATCGGACGCGAGGGATTGGCGGAGTACGTCTCTCATGGAAAGGCCTTCTTGGAATTTCAGGTCAACGAGATGGTACGGGCCCTGCCATTCTTCGCCAAAGTCGCGGGCCGCTCTCTCAACCGCTTGCCCATGATCAAAGGATGGCCGGCGGCTGCAACGTCGGAATCGGTGTGGGAGTGGTTTGTCACGAAAAAGGCGCGGGAACTTGCCCAAAAGTCGCTCTGGGTCACAGCCCGCCACCGTACAGGACTCGCGCGCAAGCAACTGTTGACGACTCGCCTGGTCAAGGCCGGCATACAACTCTTTGCGACGGAAACGTTGTTATGGTACGCATCGCAGCAAGCCGTCCGCGATCAAGTGTTGGCTGATGAGCTTCTCCAACACTTCTGTTCACAGGTCAAAGAAGGATTCCATCCGACGCCCTTGCTTTCGCTGAGACAACCGTTGTGGCAAGACGACTCTCGAGTGTTCCATTTGGCACAGAATATTCTTGCGGGAAAGGCCGAGTGGTTGGAAGAAGGAATTCTTGCTTGGTGTCCGGTCGGACACAGTCGAGAGGACCAGCTCATATCCACGATGAGGGAACAGTTGACAGGATTTCCCACAAAGCATTAA
- a CDS encoding Tryptophanase encodes MKFPSEPFKIKVVEPIRRTTREERERLLQEAGYNLFQVPAQSVYVDLLTDSGTSAMSDRQWAGLMMGDESYAGSRNYYHLEETVRSIFGYKHVIPTHQGRMAENLLFSTVVKPGMCVPNNIHFDTTRANVEHQGAEALDVVIREAYDPRCDLPFKGNIDLPRLEETIHRIGPDKIPLVMMTITNNSGGGQPVSMENIRQTRALLNRCGIPLFFDACRFAENCYFIKEREPDYAHTSILDIARELFSYGDGCTMSAKKDGLVNIGGFLSLNDGQWAQDITNMLILVEGFPTYGGLAGRDLEAMARGLEEVLDEEYLRFRIGQVRYLGELLEGSGVPILKPVGGHAVYLNAKEFLPHIPQSEFPGQALAVALYRDFGIRGVEIGTLMFGKKDPVTGGTIHPELEMVRLAVPRRVYTNMQVTYVAESIIELYRRRDGIHGLALIYEAPMLRHFTARFEELQGSPSLKPMTV; translated from the coding sequence ATGAAATTCCCGTCGGAGCCGTTCAAGATCAAGGTGGTGGAGCCCATACGCCGAACAACGCGCGAGGAGCGAGAGCGATTGCTTCAAGAGGCAGGATACAATCTCTTTCAGGTCCCAGCCCAGAGCGTCTATGTTGATCTGCTGACCGATAGCGGCACCTCGGCCATGAGCGACCGACAATGGGCGGGGCTGATGATGGGGGATGAGTCCTATGCCGGCAGCAGAAACTACTACCATCTGGAAGAAACGGTTCGGTCGATCTTCGGCTACAAGCACGTCATTCCGACACACCAGGGGCGTATGGCCGAGAATCTTCTCTTCTCAACGGTCGTCAAACCGGGAATGTGCGTCCCCAACAACATCCACTTCGACACGACACGCGCCAACGTCGAGCATCAGGGGGCGGAGGCGCTCGACGTCGTCATCAGGGAGGCCTACGATCCCCGCTGCGACCTGCCGTTCAAGGGAAACATCGATCTGCCCCGTTTGGAGGAGACGATTCATCGAATCGGACCGGACAAGATTCCGCTGGTGATGATGACCATCACGAACAACAGCGGCGGCGGACAACCGGTCTCGATGGAGAATATCCGACAAACCAGGGCGTTGCTCAATCGCTGCGGGATCCCACTGTTCTTCGACGCCTGCCGATTTGCCGAAAACTGCTACTTCATCAAAGAGCGCGAGCCTGACTATGCCCACACATCGATCCTCGACATCGCACGGGAACTCTTCAGTTATGGCGACGGCTGCACGATGTCCGCGAAGAAAGACGGCCTCGTGAACATCGGAGGATTTCTCAGCCTGAACGACGGGCAGTGGGCGCAGGACATTACCAACATGCTCATCCTGGTCGAGGGTTTTCCAACGTACGGCGGGTTGGCGGGCCGTGACCTGGAAGCGATGGCCCGAGGGCTTGAAGAGGTTCTCGACGAAGAATATTTGCGTTTCCGTATCGGCCAGGTGCGCTACCTGGGCGAATTGTTGGAAGGAAGTGGAGTGCCGATTCTCAAACCCGTCGGCGGCCATGCGGTCTACCTCAATGCCAAAGAATTCCTCCCCCACATTCCGCAATCCGAGTTTCCAGGACAAGCGCTGGCTGTCGCGCTGTACCGGGACTTCGGCATCCGAGGAGTCGAAATCGGCACCCTCATGTTCGGCAAAAAAGATCCCGTGACCGGCGGAACAATTCACCCTGAGCTGGAGATGGTCAGACTCGCCGTTCCTCGGCGCGTCTATACGAATATGCAGGTCACGTATGTCGCAGAATCGATCATCGAACTCTATCGAAGGCGCGATGGGATCCACGGCCTCGCGTTGATCTATGAAGCGCCGATGCTGCGCCACTTTACAGCGCGATTTGAAGAACTCCAAGGGTCACCGTCCCTGAAACCGATGACCGTCTGA
- a CDS encoding Acyl-CoA dehydrogenase yields the protein MATLFKGFERIEEARERLAGRSFMAGLFAGRPDFSLLLMPEESSEERAVWEEFRPRLETFLTTQVDPDEIERTAKIPDSVLKGLFALGAFGMKIPEQYGGLGFSYTNYGRALMLMASWSNALALTVAVPQSIGIAMPILMFGNEEQRRRYLPLVAREAVSAFALTEPMTGSDAANIATEAVLDSTETTFVVNGEKLWCTNGPIARYVTLIARVPAKRTLQNGQTTWQPVLNGKEADEHVHTAFILDMRAPGVHVRQHCRFEGCRGIENAHMTFTDVHIPTENVIGEVGRGLKYALTILNVGRAVSIPAICLGMAKQAWQPTLDRANQRLTFQKPLGTRQTQRMRVGRMASNLFAMEALAFTAWRMADQHTYDVRIEAALAKLFCSEKTIQFLKEAQIIFGGMGYETAHSKRLRGEPAFGIEQLVRDAEMYRIGEGATDVLRPFVAREGLNLHLERAGHVLDEQTTDVRRLTELRQLVKFYIPWYRSQWTGSPLPPRAEFEYSRVRSKLRFVEQASRRLARTIFYVMLLHRQALRDDQGRQNRIEMIGEDLLMVAATSLYAEALERTGGHPEVWDLAEENFRDARQRIERNIQQLLRNQDAVVARVGEKALSGRYPSLTDGIIQRNLQDYSRQERAPTTAEKRKQQVI from the coding sequence ATGGCCACCCTGTTCAAAGGATTCGAGCGGATCGAAGAAGCCCGAGAGCGGTTAGCAGGCCGGAGTTTTATGGCGGGGCTCTTTGCGGGAAGGCCCGACTTTTCACTTCTCCTCATGCCGGAAGAGTCATCCGAAGAGAGGGCAGTATGGGAAGAATTCCGTCCACGCCTGGAAACCTTTCTGACGACGCAGGTCGATCCCGATGAAATCGAACGGACCGCAAAGATTCCCGACTCCGTCTTGAAAGGGCTCTTTGCGCTCGGCGCGTTCGGCATGAAGATTCCGGAACAGTATGGGGGCCTCGGATTTTCGTACACGAACTATGGTCGTGCCCTCATGCTCATGGCGAGCTGGAGCAACGCGCTGGCTCTTACCGTCGCCGTGCCGCAATCGATCGGCATCGCGATGCCGATACTCATGTTCGGCAACGAGGAGCAGCGACGCAGGTACCTTCCCCTTGTGGCACGAGAAGCCGTGTCGGCCTTCGCCCTCACGGAACCGATGACCGGGTCCGACGCCGCGAACATTGCGACGGAGGCTGTCTTAGATTCCACAGAGACGACGTTTGTCGTGAACGGCGAAAAACTGTGGTGCACGAACGGTCCCATCGCCCGTTACGTCACGTTGATCGCGCGAGTACCGGCAAAGCGGACACTGCAGAACGGGCAGACAACGTGGCAGCCGGTTCTCAACGGCAAAGAGGCAGACGAGCACGTTCATACCGCCTTCATCCTTGATATGCGGGCGCCCGGGGTCCATGTTCGACAACACTGCCGATTTGAGGGTTGTCGGGGCATCGAAAACGCTCACATGACTTTCACCGATGTTCACATCCCGACGGAGAATGTCATCGGTGAAGTCGGCCGGGGGCTCAAGTACGCCTTGACCATCCTCAATGTGGGTCGGGCGGTCAGCATCCCGGCGATTTGTCTGGGCATGGCCAAACAGGCATGGCAACCCACACTCGATCGGGCCAATCAGCGATTGACTTTTCAGAAACCTCTCGGCACCAGGCAAACACAGCGCATGAGAGTCGGCCGCATGGCCTCGAATCTCTTCGCCATGGAGGCGCTCGCGTTCACTGCGTGGCGTATGGCCGATCAACACACCTACGATGTCCGAATCGAGGCCGCCTTGGCCAAACTCTTCTGCTCCGAGAAGACTATTCAGTTCTTAAAAGAGGCCCAAATCATCTTCGGGGGGATGGGATATGAAACGGCCCATTCCAAGCGGCTTCGTGGAGAGCCCGCGTTCGGCATCGAACAGCTGGTCCGCGATGCGGAGATGTACCGCATCGGCGAAGGGGCGACGGATGTCTTAAGACCGTTCGTCGCCCGCGAGGGGCTCAACCTGCATCTTGAGCGGGCCGGGCATGTCCTCGATGAACAGACGACGGACGTTCGCCGACTCACCGAATTGCGGCAACTCGTGAAATTCTACATTCCTTGGTACAGAAGCCAATGGACGGGCAGCCCATTGCCCCCTCGCGCGGAGTTCGAGTATTCGAGGGTCCGCTCCAAACTGCGCTTCGTCGAACAAGCAAGCCGTCGGCTTGCACGGACGATTTTTTACGTGATGCTGCTCCATCGACAGGCGCTTCGGGATGATCAAGGCCGGCAAAACCGGATCGAGATGATCGGCGAAGACCTATTGATGGTCGCAGCGACGTCGCTCTATGCAGAAGCCCTGGAGCGGACCGGCGGGCATCCGGAGGTGTGGGATCTCGCGGAAGAGAACTTCCGAGATGCCAGACAGCGTATCGAACGAAACATTCAACAACTGCTCCGCAATCAGGATGCAGTCGTCGCACGCGTCGGCGAAAAAGCCCTCAGCGGTCGGTATCCTTCACTGACCGATGGAATCATCCAGCGCAATCTTCAAGATTATTCACGACAGGAAAGGGCTCCCACTACCGCGGAAAAGAGGAAACAACAAGTCATCTGA
- a CDS encoding Alcohol dehydrogenase has product MRAWLMDSYDGIERLRLGEVPKPQPGPTEVLLKVRYAALNPADAFLAQGLYPAKPTLPHILGRDGVGNVEAVGSHVEHIRVGETVGILRCETGVETPGTLAEKVVVPAESLVRIPAGWSLEEMAGAPLVFLTAWQALTQWSDPPAPPSKGSTLLVTGASGGVGIASVLLGKSMNLVVVALSRDEEKRTKLKTLGADFLFDPEDKNLRRSVSAAISPKKVDLVIDCVGGKLLPQVIALLGYGGRISIVGRSGGTVPEFNTATLLFHRIRMGGVAVGDYSAQAAQTAWKEIVDRLETIGRRPQVDSIVPFEEVQTGFARLAQGPMGKVLVRVSEV; this is encoded by the coding sequence ATGCGCGCCTGGTTGATGGACTCTTATGATGGAATCGAACGATTGCGGCTTGGCGAGGTGCCGAAGCCTCAGCCAGGCCCGACAGAGGTATTGTTGAAAGTGCGCTATGCCGCGCTTAATCCCGCCGACGCATTTCTGGCACAAGGGCTCTACCCGGCTAAGCCCACCCTGCCGCACATCCTTGGGCGCGATGGTGTGGGAAATGTCGAAGCCGTGGGATCGCATGTAGAACACATCCGTGTTGGTGAAACCGTTGGGATTCTGCGCTGCGAGACAGGAGTAGAAACACCAGGAACGCTGGCCGAGAAAGTCGTCGTGCCTGCAGAAAGTCTGGTCCGTATTCCTGCCGGTTGGTCTCTTGAAGAAATGGCCGGCGCTCCCCTCGTCTTCTTAACCGCCTGGCAGGCCCTCACACAGTGGAGCGATCCACCAGCACCTCCATCAAAAGGGTCCACTCTCCTCGTGACCGGCGCGTCAGGCGGAGTCGGCATTGCGTCCGTGTTGCTTGGGAAGTCGATGAACCTGGTCGTGGTGGCTTTATCACGCGATGAAGAGAAAAGAACCAAGCTGAAGACACTTGGAGCTGATTTCCTGTTTGACCCGGAAGACAAGAACCTCAGGCGGTCCGTATCTGCTGCGATCAGTCCGAAGAAAGTGGACTTGGTCATCGACTGCGTAGGTGGCAAGCTGTTGCCTCAAGTGATCGCTCTCCTCGGTTATGGCGGGCGGATCAGCATCGTGGGCAGGAGTGGAGGAACAGTGCCGGAGTTTAATACAGCTACCTTATTGTTCCACCGCATTCGCATGGGCGGTGTGGCAGTTGGGGACTACAGCGCTCAAGCGGCTCAGACTGCATGGAAGGAGATCGTCGATCGGCTGGAGACCATTGGGCGTCGTCCACAAGTGGACAGTATCGTTCCGTTTGAAGAAGTCCAAACGGGCTTCGCCCGATTGGCACAAGGCCCCATGGGAAAAGTCCTGGTGCGCGTGAGCGAAGTCTAA
- a CDS encoding T6SS lysozyme-like component TssE yields MSRPLLGIGIGYPVSVDETGSFALAAYEESVRQSVWIILGTAKGERVMRPDFGCGIYDLVFDINSAATAGSVAQAVRDALLAFEPRIDVVEVTVAPDDGGEVLLISVDYQVRATNNAFNLVYPFYLERSAV; encoded by the coding sequence ATGTCCAGGCCGTTGCTGGGTATCGGGATAGGGTATCCGGTTTCAGTGGATGAAACGGGATCGTTCGCGCTTGCGGCCTATGAGGAAAGCGTTCGTCAATCCGTATGGATCATATTGGGAACCGCGAAAGGCGAGCGGGTCATGCGTCCGGACTTCGGATGCGGAATTTATGATTTGGTCTTCGACATCAATAGTGCCGCAACAGCGGGCAGTGTGGCGCAAGCCGTACGTGATGCCCTCTTGGCGTTCGAGCCCCGCATCGATGTGGTCGAGGTCACGGTAGCGCCGGATGACGGTGGAGAGGTCCTGCTGATCAGCGTGGACTATCAGGTTCGAGCGACGAATAACGCGTTCAATTTGGTGTATCCGTTCTACCTGGAAAGGAGTGCGGTCTGA
- a CDS encoding VgrG protein, whose protein sequence is MNLYDLLSDREGPKAVTSKITGVVVGIVTNNQDPDKMGRVKLKFPWLSDEEEGNWARMAVPMAGNERGIYFLPEVNDEVLVAFEQGDARFPYVVGALWNGKDAPPAENGDGKNNIRVIKSRSGHVIRLTDEEGKEKIELVDKSGNNSVVFDTAGNTITITADKDIVLSASKGSIKLNARQIEVTSSADAKIEAGAGMDVKASATMNIKGQVVNIN, encoded by the coding sequence ATGAATCTGTACGACCTTCTCAGTGATAGAGAAGGACCGAAAGCCGTAACGTCGAAAATAACCGGCGTCGTCGTGGGCATTGTGACCAACAATCAAGACCCCGACAAAATGGGCCGGGTGAAACTCAAGTTTCCATGGCTGAGCGATGAAGAGGAAGGCAATTGGGCGCGCATGGCGGTTCCCATGGCAGGGAACGAGCGGGGGATATATTTTCTCCCGGAAGTGAATGATGAAGTGCTCGTCGCCTTCGAGCAGGGCGATGCGCGGTTTCCCTATGTAGTCGGCGCGCTCTGGAATGGGAAAGACGCGCCGCCGGCTGAAAACGGCGACGGGAAAAACAATATTCGCGTCATCAAGTCACGCAGCGGTCACGTCATCCGACTGACCGACGAAGAGGGCAAAGAAAAAATAGAACTTGTGGATAAGAGCGGGAACAATTCGGTGGTCTTCGATACAGCCGGGAATACGATTACGATCACGGCGGACAAAGATATCGTTCTGTCGGCGTCAAAGGGAAGCATCAAGTTAAACGCCCGGCAAATAGAGGTCACCTCCTCGGCTGATGCCAAGATCGAAGCCGGAGCGGGGATGGATGTGAAGGCGAGCGCGACGATGAACATCAAAGGGCAAGTCGTGAACATTAATTGA